The Micropterus dolomieu isolate WLL.071019.BEF.003 ecotype Adirondacks linkage group LG11, ASM2129224v1, whole genome shotgun sequence genomic interval aaccaacagacaccgaagcagtttcttcccacaagccatcactctgatgaacagctgatttctgactctgtgtcaggaacaattcctgtgcaataactctgtctctaatcagccacctgtttactggcttccacttatttatttattcaccattctctatttcagtgctgttcatactatgtcatattgtatatactgtataccaatacacctacctcaggtcataggtcttatttattttttccagcatcctttgcactatgctctatcacactgtgtacatgtatgcatatatgtgtacctgtatatcatatccaccttcaacatgtacatattgagaatagtttactcttgcatcctttgcactcggatcactgcactatttgtcaatatgtctatattgttttgttcatagtgtgtatattagtgttgtctattctgtagtttgtgtctgatttttattttattattatattattgtattattgtataagtaagcacatcgtgagcaatgtacaatcctgagtcaaattcctcgtatgtgtacacatacctggcaataaaactgattctgatacaCAGATGCCCAATGACACGAAGACCCAATCACAATGCTGATCATCTTGCACACTGCTCATTCTTCCTCTTGAAATGAGAGAACCTCATCAGACTAGTAAAACAAGTCACAAATTACTGATGCTGTCCCTTTGAATAATTTGCCTTTCTCACAAAACAGCAAATTCTTTGAAGTCTTTTCACACAACTCTTGATACAAGTAAGACTTAAATGTAAGTCGttctggataaaagcgtcagccaaatgagtaaatgtaaagtcGCATACACACGGAGTGATCTTTACAGGATGAAAAAAATCCGCAAGTGTGTgcttgagtaaaaaaaaaaacaatgttttaatggAGGGACAAAGTCTAAAATAACACATGGATGATCttctctaaataaataaaattaaaacctcTTTACTTAGGCCATGTGTGTAGATTAGGAGAGTACACTTTAGCATTATGAGAAATAACCTGATCTGGCATTACAGTGGTTTCAGTAAGTAGACTGTGACCAGATGAACATCTACATTGCTGCCAACAGATTTACAGTTTTGTAGTTTTGAGTTATGTTACTTTCagcaaatatattttcattggAACCGTTTTATCAGCTGTAGGCTTAGTAGTACTGTATTAGATGTATTTTTAATGATACAGATTTTAATGgtaacaaaatgataaaagaacGAGTCCACTATAAACTGATACACTCTTCATTTCCCATAATAGCATTTAAAGAGAACACAAAAGCTGTTAACATTAACATGAATTGACTATGGATGCGGTTGGGACATTGCAGCAatcacaaaatgaaacttttaAGCGTTTAAATAAACACTACTATTACTATGATCTTGTTACTGAGTGTCCCCAACGCGGGAGGGGATACTGAATGAATCGCGTTTTACAGTTCATGGCTACACGTCTCGAAAGCTTATTGGAGAAACACGCGAAGGAGGCCAATTAGATTTAACATTAGGCTACTAttgatatttaacagacagtAACTTACTCAAAAAGTCCTGGCTGGCGACTGAAGACCACAACCCAACGGGATGCACTAACGCTAGAGTTCCTGTGTCCTTGTTTCAGAAGGTGTCACTTCTGCAAGATAGCGGCTTATAAAGTATCGGTGTGACACCTCCCTTCCGGTATTCCTCAGTCACCCACGCTGTTGATTCACCTTTGGATGTGGGCGTGTCATCACAAAACCCACCACCTATCCATGGTGGTTTTTGtaccactcacacacataaatagCTCTTCTTATCAAATGGCCCTATTAATCAAGATTTATAGCCTACTACATGTAACACTAAGCAAAGCGCGATTTAGGGTAGGCTATTTTAAGCTTAGGCTAGCAGAGGAGGTCATATCAtatgaaataggctactatgtgATCGCCTTCACTGCATGATGCTCTGTGCTTGGCCAACAGTCAACCCACAACGACTACACACATAGTTTACTTAACAGTAACAAGGAGGTGAATCCTTTTAAATAGGCTATATTCAGAGAACTTTGCCCAGTATACAGTACATTAGTTCATGTCAAAACATGCCATAGgcccataggtgtcatttaaaCTGGGGATGCTGGCGACATTttcccaccacattttgaaatggctgattttgtccccatcactgttggaaagcatttgtaaaaaaaaattccgATAACTtacttgcaccaagaaatgttaactaactttctctttatatatataaagacatttccactataaattggagcagaaaatgtctccagaatgcaggaaattaagtgtttaatgctcaaaatcttctggggagAAACCCCAGGCCTgccactcatatatttcagcatgagcctttatgtccccaccacttttcaacacaaaatgatgcCCTTGCATAGGCCTACATGAAGCATTTTTCATGGGAAGGACACAGAAGGTTAGCCTACAGTACAACAATATCCAATTGCTAAATGGCTAAATTTTATTAACAAGTAGGCCCACATTGCATTCCTTTGGCAGATGCCTTTGTCCAATTGTACTTTCACTAAGTGCATTCTACCCCATAGAGCTAGATATCATCCAAAATTGTGAAGTGTGTCCCTTTTAAACAACTAACATGATCAATGCAACACTACAGATGCTTAGAGATGTTTTTATGTCTCagtgcatttgatttatttattgctgttgggaagtaaagagaatttcaacaacaaCTTTATCAAAGCCATATTTGattaacacaaaaacagatcCTCTCAGCAAATATGTCATCCTTTGCCTTTGTTTTGTGGCATCTGTGAGCTGGTTGAAAGCCTGTAACCCTTCCAAAAGACACTTAATAGCGTGAAGGACACAAAAAGGCTTAGATTAGTAGCTTTAGGTTTACTATGTATCAACATCAAGTGAACCCACACTATTGGTAAATCACATAATAATCATCAGGTAGCCTGAATCATTCAGTAGTTACTGTATATATCAACAAACAAGACATTAAGTGAGAAGCATAGTACTGCAATTTGTATTAGCCTTAGCTTTAATTCAGcaattgtttaagtcatttgTCACATTTACTTCTGACTTTGATCAATCCGATACAAGCTTAGTCCCGGTTTCCATTATAGTAGTCATACTGAAATTTGTGGGCAGAAAAATCTTGTTCTTCCACAAGCTTTTTCCTGTTTAACAAGAGTGATAGTCATTAACCACACTAGTTTGTCTGTGGGGCATTGCTTAAGCCCTGTAGTGCTTTGTGCTAAATGAcagtattagcatgctaatatttgcatTAAATGGAAAGTAGCTGATAAGGGCACCAGAGGAAAAAATAGGGGATGTCTGGGAACAATGACTGACTTTACAGTTGGTGCCAATCCATCTTGTAGATACAAGATGCAAGACAAGAtataggcctaggctataaaaaaaatttgagTTGTCGAGATGTATTCTAGACCAAACTAGTGTAacaacattgccatccatagagccatgGTGGCTCTAGGATAACTAAAATGGGAAACATCCAATTGCTAAATGGCTAAATTTTATTAACAAGTAGGCCCACATTGCATTCCTTTGGCAGATGCCTTTGTCCAATTGTACTTTCACTAAGTGCATTCTACCCTTGTAGCGGTAGAGCTAGATATCATCCAAAATTTTGAAGTGTGTCCCTTTTAAACAACTAACATGATCAATACAACACTACAGATGCTTACAGATGTTTTTATGTCTCagtgcatttgatttatttattgctgttgggaagtaaagagaatttcaacaaatataaaaaaactgcttctgaaataaattgcctagcCTAGCTTCAAGGATTTATTTCAACACAACCAAAGTGGGTGATTGTTGGAAGagttgaaagacaaaaaaaccaCAATGGTTTTGATGTAATGATCTTCTTGACCGGTCTTCCTAAAAGGACTGTGGGACATCTCCAGCTCATTCAAAATGCCGCAGACAGTAGTCTGCGGCATTTTGAATGAGCTGCATCATGAGAACTCACTGGGACAAGAGAGACTGAACATATCACTCCTATATGTATACTTAGATCACTTCACTGgcttatataaaataaagaattgATATTGCTTGCTGTTTACAAATCAATCACTTGGATAGCTCCTAAATATATCTCTGACCTACTCACTGCTTATAAACCCTACAGAATTCTCAGATCATAAGACTCCATTCTCCTAACTAGACTCATCTGATGAAGGtgcattaatttattttggACAAATTCTCTGGAACAAACTGCCTGGTAATATAAGATGTACCATACCTGTGTTgtcctttaaaaacaaacttaccTGTTCTCTCAGGCATGTGGTACCACCACCGCCTCGCTGTCTTAAATATGGattcatgtttaatttaattttgttcataTTTGCTGTGTGTGAAGTATATTGAGCTGACATTGTAAGAAATGTAACTTGACTTGAGGCAGTGCCTTGACATCCACTCCAAGAGGTCAGCCAGGCAAACAGCAAAGTAATCCAGCCCAGTTCAGATGCACCCTCCCCCTTCCCTATCAGGTGCCTGCGGTTTCTAAGAAAGGACCAGTGTTGCATTTCCTCATGATTTTTAGATCATTGATGTGAGGTGTGCTTCACTGTTTTATGAAGGTTGGGAGACAGatttactgtacattatttTTTGTAACAACAATGTATCAAATGGCAATATAAAAAGAAGGTGACAATGGGAAATGGGTGGCTCATAGTGATGAACCAAGTGAGAATTATCACCAGAATCTGCAGCAAGCTTTACGGAGCTATATAATAAGTGTACAGCTTGTTTGTCCATCTGAGCGTACGTCCGTCTCTCTGACTGCCTTCTCAACTCAGCAGCCCAGCTCTCCTCAGCACCTTGCTCACACTGGGGAGCAGTTCTTCTTTAAAGTCCCACAGGCGAGTGTCCACATGGAGCTGCTCCAGTGGCCGTTGTGTCGGGGTGCTGATTGGGCTGTGAATGATACGACAGACGTCTGGTGGAACCTTAAACTTGTCTCCAAACATCTTCAGCACATCATGTACTGAGGTCTGCTCCACCATCCTGTAATGTACATAAACATTCACACATGGTCAACCCCGAGCATCACACGAATGCTGCTACTTGATatgtttaatacttttttttatacttttttttttatatatcttCAATATATATCTTCTGATATTTCACATCAGGACTAAGAAGTCAGCCTACCTTGGTTGAACTATCATCTTGTGGGGGTGGTATATGTTTCTGTCGGGCTCCTCCCTGTAGATGTGCTCCAGAATATTAAAGCCTGGCACCCCTCTCCATTGAGGCAGGGGGCCCTTTTTACTTTCCTCAAAGGGTTTCTTGGGAAATGTATGGTTCTCAATGAGGAACACCCCCGTCTGCAGGACATGAGGTTCCACAGGTGCAGCATGGAATTTGGAAAGACAATatagtataaataaatacacaatatgATGAATAAGTTTGGggtaaatgttatgtttttatgaaaTGCATTCACAAAATACCCTACATTTGGATGCTGCTGTTGGAGCGTGTTAAACAGTGACATCAGGTCGTTATGTTGGTATGGCATTATAATCTCATCTATGTCGTTCAGCATGACGTAGCGGGACCGGTCCATGGATCTGTAAATGCATTCATTAAGCGTGGTCAGCTGGCCGAAGTAGTGCACATCCCCACCACTCTTTGAGAAGAGCCAGCCAGAAGATGGATTCAGATGCTGGTCAATGGGCCAAGGAACCATCTCCACAAAGCCCTCTTGGCTGTAGCTCTGCAACAGGCGGTCAAGTTCTGGGCCACAGCTGGTGTTATAGATCACCACCCTATTCACACCCAGCAGCCTGAGGCAAAGGTTCAGATTCATAATATTATATTCACTTTTGCAGGGGCTTTTGTTGAAAGTGGCCACGTAGGAGAAAGAGCTAGATATCTTCTAACTGGGAATATATCTTAAAGCATGTTCAATGTTATAGTACAAGTAGTATAGGTGCTTATAGACATATTGTAATTAAGTGCTAGCAAAGGTTGTTGAGATGTATTCTGAATTCACTAAAAAGTCAATCACATTTACTTCCAGGTATAGTATTGTAACTTGTCCCCTTCAACAGATATATGTTTTATCATGTACCATGGTAACATTGAATCCTCACACTTGGAGGGCACAGCAACTCCTGCTACAGTAGCCCTGAAATAGTTATTTTGCTTTTGAAGCTAGTGACACtttttggaaaatacatttattagatTTCTTACTAACAGTTCGATGAGAAGACTGATGCCACGCTcttcttattcttcttcttgtaaGATTCCGGCAGTGTGGACGCTTATGAGCGTATTACTGCCCTCCACAGGTCAAAGTTTGAACTAAATTCTTACATACAGTCCTGTGTCATGCAAGAATTGAAGGACTGCCTTGGAGATCAGTTTATGCTCGTCACTGTGcccaaacaaagataaaacagaaaaagcctCAACTCCAAGTCCTGACAGTTTATTAACGAGTACATTTCTTTCTGCCCTATACCTTCTGCACTCCAGGAAAACATGCCCCACTGTCTCAAGACTCCCACATTCACACAAGCCCGAAACATGCTTCCCTAAAATGCACAAAGAATAATTTAATCCACAGTGCCCCAACCTCAATCTGCACATTTTAACTGAGTCCCTGCGGgacaaaatgttacataaacaTCTCTTCCTAACTTTGGGTTGTATAGAAAAGTAGTGTCTGCCTCTAATTTCGTTTTCCCAccctctctgccattcttttATTAAGCCCTCTTTAATTCTTTCTCTCAATTCCACTCTCCGTAATGATACATGGACATCTACTTCTCTTCCTAAGCTCTCTTTTGCAATATTATCCACTCGTCCGTTCCCCCTCACCCCAACATGCCCGGGAACCCAGCAAAAACTGATGTTGCAAATAAACCTAGTTCTAAAAACCACATTCAAGATGTCATTTACAATATCAGGTCGGGCTTTAGATTTTCCTACTTTCAAATTTTCTAGAGCACCTGTAGAATCAGAGCAGATAATGACTTCTCTAGGTTTGACTTCCTCAATCCACTATAGAGCCCATAAAATTGCCATTAATTCAGCAGTGAGGACAGAGCTTCCATTAGAAATACGCCGACCAATTTCCAACCCTAACTGCTCCACATACACCCCAAATCCAGCTCTCCCACTAACTGGATCTCTAGATCCATCTGTATAAACAATCATTGTACTCCCACTAATTGAATTAAGATATTCCTCTATTTTTAGTGCCACTTCCCACTTATCTTTTCCCTGAAGAAAACCAAGCTCGATATTTATTTCAGGCATCACCCAATATGGTATTGGTGGCCAACTTATATGCTCTACAGTACCTCCCTGATCCATGCACATCTTACCTGCCCANNNNNNNNNNNNNNNNNNNNNNNNNNNNNNNNNNNNNNNNNNNNNNNNNNNNNNNNNNNNNNNNNNNNNNNNNNNNNNNNNNNNNNNNNNNNNNNNNNNNgtggcatttaaacgatgcccaattggcactaaggggcctaaagtgtgccaagaaaacatcccccacaccattacaccaacaccaccagcctgcacagtggtaacaaggcatgatggatccatgttctcattctgtttacgccaaattctgactctaccatctgaatgtctcaacagaaatcgagactcatcagaccaggcaacatttctccagtcttcaactgtccaattttggtgagctcttgcaaattgtagcctctttttcctacttgtagtggagatgagtggtacccagtggggtcttctgctgttgtagcccatccgcctcaaggttgtgcgtgttgtggcttcacaaatgctttgctgcatacctcggttgtaacgagtggttatttcagtcaaagttgctcttctatcagcttgaatcagtcggcccattctcctctgacctctagcatcaacaaggcattttcaccCACAGGACTCCCACATACTGGatatttttcccttttcacaccattctttgtaaaccctagaaatggttgtgcgtgaaaatcccagtaactgagcagattgtgaaatactcagaccggcccgtctggtaccaacaaccatgccacgctcaaaattgcttaaatcacctttctttcccattctgacattcagtttggagttcaggagattgtcttgaccaggaccacacccctaaatgcattgaagcaactgccatgtgattggttgattagataattaatgagaaattgaacaggtgttcctaataatcctttaggtgagtgtacattcatcagcagacattaaaaggtcattggtgtctctaagcagggcagtctctgtgctatggtacttcctgaaaccagattgaaactcttcaaataatttgttattttccagtacagtgagcagttgtttggacacaactctttctagaatctttgcaataaaaggcagttttgaaattggtctaaaattttgtgggagggagggatc includes:
- the LOC123979390 gene encoding uncharacterized protein LOC123979390 is translated as MNLQVLVYLDVLIVFGKSLEEHEERLLKVLDCLGEAGLKISLDKCQFCQPHVKYLRHIVSAQGISPDPQEIKAVTPWPQPQDLKTLRSFLGFCGYYRRFIANYAAIVRALLELTKGYAPTQKSRKKCPDPTKTYLKESEPFGEWLLGVNRVVIYNTSCGPELDRLLQSYSQEGFVEMVPWPIDQHLNPSSGWLFSKSGGDVHYFGQLTTLNECIYRSMDRSRYVMLNDIDEIIMPYQHNDLMSLFNTLQQQHPNTGVFLIENHTFPKKPFEESKKGPLPQWRGVPGFNILEHIYREEPDRNIYHPHKMIVQPRMVEQTSVHDVLKMFGDKFKVPPDVCRIIHSPISTPTQRPLEQLHVDTRLWDFKEELLPSVSKVLRRAGLLS